From the genome of Anopheles funestus chromosome 2RL, idAnoFuneDA-416_04, whole genome shotgun sequence:
TCTGCTCTCGGTCACAATGCACCACCACAACTCCACCATTTAGACGTATCTTTCttctgcaaataaaaaaaacgacagcAACCAAATAtgtcacatacacacattgaATAACACAACAATGAGTAAGGTTCGTTATCGCACAATGTGGTACGGATGCACTACGGTTCCTGAAATTGGACCCGCCAGCACCCGGGAAACATTGTTTGAGAGCAAAGCAAAGCACacacaacaagcaaaaattCTTCCTTTAACTTCCACCTTCATCGGCCATTTTCCGCCTGTGCACAGAATCCAGTTAGCTGGCAAGTAGTGTCATCGTCGGATGGTGGCCGTACGGTAGGCCGTATGGTGCAGCGAAGAGCGTTTGACGGCGAAGACGTACTAGGGCTAAAGGTACGCGGTGGCCAAGTACTACCGAGCGATACCCGTGCAGCGCTCATCGAGCTGGAAAGTGCTCACATTAGGCCAGGTAATTATGCTCCCACCTCATCCTTCCCCTCTCGGCCCCACCACACGGTGTTAGGGGTTGCTAACTCTAGTGGAGTTTGAACTTATTACTAATAAGTAAAACACTATCAAACTCTGCAAATAGGTGGTTCAGGAAAaatcgtgtttgtttttgtttggtttaatgtttgatgaaatttttCGATCTGTTCGAATCTGCCCATTACGGTAAGGGGGATAAAAACAGCTTGCGAAGCGTACAAGTCCCCGTTACAGAAGCAAACTTACATGCCTTATATGCTTACGAAAATGCGCTGCTTTTCTTACTGTGATAGCTGTTACGTCCTATTTCGCTacgaataaaaatttacttccAAATTTCGGATTCGGATTTTCCGATTTTCCTTGCGAAGCATTCAGTTTTTTCGCCTTTGGTTTtccatgtttattttttcacattttcgttACCTACCCCTTTTATTATGTTCTGTGTCCGTTTcgtgtccattttttttctttaacgttACGCTTTGTTTCATCCGCTGTACCGTCCGCTTACCGAACGAATTTGGTaaagcgtttttctttttgttttggcaaaaATATTTGCTCGCAAAACTACGTTAATAACCCACGTTCCAAACCTTCCAAAAACCTGCCTGTAGAAAATTACGATCGACGCGATAAACCGAGCGTGCTGGTAACCTCGCCAGGATCGCCCGATTTGCACAGCGTGCGAAACTACTCCAGCTCCCGGTACAGCAACCGGTTGGCACCGGCCGGTACGGTAACGCAGGAAAATAGCGTCGGTGGCCGGGTACAGATAAAGCTAGGGTTCGAACCGAGCTCGCTACAGCTGATCGTTACCATCCTCTGCGCCAATGGTCTTGTTCCGCGCGGAAACGGTGCGGCACGTAACCCGTACGTTAAGGTAAGGTACCCAAAAACCCCGTGCGAACGGATGGGGCTATTCATCTGCTTTCCTATCGTGCTTctcgtttggtttgtttttttttccggtttggggtggtttttctttttcgtttgcgAGCGGGATTTTCGGGGGtggatttatttcttttccacgaTCTACTCTTGcatatgcacacacacgcaaaaacaacaactgttACATTGTACGCCTACAGATCTGTCTGCTGCCGGATCGAAGTGAAAAATCGAAACGACGCACCAAAACGTTAGCCCTCACGAACGACCCTCGCTGGGGTCAAACGTTCGTTTACGAAGGTTTAAGAAGGGCCGATCTGAACAACCGTCTGTTTGAGGTAAGTCACCATGACCATGCGTCGATATGGCGGCACGGAAGACACTTATgcatttgccattttgtttcagGTAACGGTGTGGGACTATGTCCGTTACGGTGCGAACGATTTTCTTGGCGAAGTCATAATCGATCTTTCAACGCACCCGCTGGACGATGAGGCGGAATGGTACATTCTACAGCCGCATCAGGACACCCTGCGAGATACTGTACGTATTTGCGGGACTGCGGATCTGCGATCCGTTCCGTTCGTTAGCACACCGTACTGAACCATTTCCAACACCCTTTTCCCACCACGcgaattggtttttgtttgtttggaccaccattttgtttttgttacactCTGTTACTTTCATACGAGTTAATTATTCTTAACAAACCTTCTATAGAGCGTTCTGCtttgataaagtttttttttcttttaatgcaattcttatttaaaaaattttaccTATTAAATACAAactatacacacacgcacacggtgttacattgtttgtttggttttcttgATATTTCTCAGTTATTTAGTGACAGTTTGTTGTAAAGTacaattgttttacatttttccagTTTAATTCTTCATTTGTTTCCTCTTCTCTTTATCTCTTTCGCTCACTACCGTTTTACATCTCGCTCTTTCTTCTctattctctttctcttttcggTGTTTGCATTTACCGAAAAAGGACATTTTCATTCGAAAAACTACTGCTTTCTTTTCTATAATCTTAATtagcaaaatatttgtaaaaccaGAGCTAAATTTTAATGGTTACCTCTTGTAAaaatgatacttttttttcgattgcaaaacaaaaaaaaaaaaccaacaacaaaaacattacattttcGCTTTCTGCCAGATTTTTTACGTCCGTCATCATCGTAGACGCTTGCCTACTATGGCTTCTATTGCGTTCTCTGTACACATTTGGTTaatattttgtgtttcttgtatttgtattttgccttttcctgtccaagaaatttgttttaaaattaagctTATGGTTATAACACGTAGCAAATCATTTACAACACCCGTCTTGAGTGAGTAATGGGATGAaaggcaagcaaaaaaaaatccccaaaaacaaggaaacaatAATTGTGGGTAAAGTTGTGCCCCAAAGAAGAGGCAATTCCACGTCTCCTTGAGGTGttatgtttccttcctttagTACCATCAAAGAGGTTAATCGGTTGAAGCGCTCGGTTTCAGTTCTAGTGaatttcgtttccatttaATTTGGCTTTCCAATAACAAcagatcaaaaacaaaacaattcaactACATACTGTACGGACAATGTAGGAGTATGTAAaacatttcgcaaaaaaaaaaacaaatcacgaCTCTTATCATCAtccatagtttttttttctctcaaaaaCAAGGCAAGCAACCATTTACCCCACTCCACAATGCAACAGAAAgaagcgaacgaacgaaatacaaaacaaaacatccctTTCCCCCGcccttcgaaaaaaaaacgcaaaacaatcattacatttttcacaatatCTATTCGTAGTTGCGTAGAGACGATAAAGAACCTGGCAACGAATTGGATATGATATTGACCCCGACCGATCATTTATCGCCGCCGAGTACGACCTCACGATTGAGTGACTCTGATACGACATCCGAATGCGATATAGATGGTTTGATGACCGGACGTGACGGCGCTAGTGTATCATCCTTAGGCAGCTCATCTAGTCCTCCGCCAGAGGTAAACGCATAACCTTCACAATGCTTCCctcagtacaaaaaaaaaacaaaaccaaaaaccgttTTAATCACCGTGTGCCACATCTTAActgcatcaaaaaaaaaatgggggaTATACAATATGTAAGACTGTCCACTAGCAAaagcagcaaagcaaaaaaaaaagcactaaCATTAACGCACAAAGAATGCatacaagcgaaaaaaaaacgagaggaaaacaattgtttagtatttttgttttcaaaatattaagtCATTTTTACAAAGTATGAGTGTACATATCGATCAAAGATTCacgttaaattttataattcttCTTGGGTTTAGTTATTAACATCTAGCAGGACAATAATTTCAACCGTTTCGTATTATACTTTCTGTCattgatgtgttttgttttatttcttttgattttcaGCAACATTCGAACATGGTCGGATTAAAATGTGAAATGTGAAAGTCAAGTTATTATTTACGTTGTTTTACCATTTATTTGGCGCCGGAAAGTTTAATGACGCAAACACGCTTCATGGCTGGTGTTGTAattgagaaataaataatgcgAACTTTATACGTATCTCTAAACAGCTGTTTACCGTTTGATAGTATGTATAGCACATAACTTCATGGTAAACAGCGCTCCTTTTATTATGCTTGGCAAACAttacagctttttttcttttttggtttttgttgcttttgttccaTTGAACTTATTAATACACCCAGTTGGGGAAATGAAGATTTTGCTATATATAGGACTATACACATTATAGCTAATTATTGTTCCTAGAGCATTTACCGTTTACGTTAGACCGTTTTTGgccaattgtttttgttttagctgTTCTACAAACTTGTTTCATTTCGCTATTTTCATCCTTCTCTTTCACTGTTCTCtattactctctctctctctctcttgttaaCTTGCTTTACTTTGGTCTCTTCCTTCCgcttgtttcttgtttctttttttgtattattcctTCTATTTATAGTTCTCTACCTTCTTTACTATGTTTGTTACAATTTGTTGTTCTATCTTACTGACCTAGTACTAAACCCCTACAGCTACCTAACCTTTGGCTTCGGTTTTGATTTGGTTATATAGTTTTCTGAAATGGGTATGTTTTGCCGATGTTCTGCCCGGCTTCGATACCCACTAGCTGATTGTATCGATGCTTGATGCTCAAAACTCTGTTAGTTTGTCTCTTTAACGAAATATTTGTAGTTCAGTAGATCGTATCGTTAACGGCGGTTACCAGTAATCAGGTCGCCTCATCGAAACACCGGAGATGCGCTGCGATGCGTTTCACATTCgtacagcaaaacacacacacacaaacacccccCCCCGTACAAGACATATCGCTCACGTCGTTACATCGGTCACACATCAATCCTAAACCTTTCGCGCAGATACACACTGTACAGAGGACACCAGCTTGTCATCGGTACAAGGCGGCGAACTAGGCGACCATTTTACGTCCAGAGTAGTTGTTCCACAGATCACAGACCATTTTatcatgaacaaaaaaaaacatcactcTTTTTCAGCACTATATTTAAACACGTGACAAGCATTTTCAGAAAACCGAAATGGACTAACTAACTAACTTTACAATTTTACttgcttttttccctccattttatttgtttcgtttcgaatCTCTTGTTTGCAATTGTCGGTGTCGTGCCGTAACGCGCCATGAAGGTCGATCTGCAGGACAGACGATCTCGAAGGGATATGTCCCCGCAAGGTAGGAAACGAGCAGCTGGCATGGTAGCGAAGGACTATCGCACAGTTTCTGGTGTTGGACAGGGATTTCACAACCAGATGAGTGCAGAGGTACGTGTGAGCTGGGGATGTGTGTCGACTGGACACGTGGCACGTGTGGACATTAATATACCTTCCCATCCCTGCACAGGCATCGTCGGCGTACAGGCGCAACGGTACGATGGCGTTGAATCAGCGAAGCCAATCGGCGGCACCGAGCGACAACTATCGGGACGATCGGCGGGACTCGTTATCGCCACAAGATGATAGATATACAGAATATCCAGTTCTTCCATTGCATCAGTATGCGCCAAGATTTCAATCACGATCAGCGACAGCGACACCAACCGGTTCACCGAAGAAACGACAATTACCACAAGTACCTCACATGTCACGGAATGCAGCAATACGGGAGCGGTTCATTCAGGACTTTGAGGAGCGCAGCGGTGGTCGATTCGCGCGGCATCGTGGCCGCCAGAGCCACCATCAGCCGACGTACCGTAGCACTGGGATGGGAGGTATGTACCATCATTCGGATCAATCTGACTCTACTTGAGGCGATGGCGATGCATTACTCCATATTACGCCCTCTTTCAGGCTGGGAACGACACTACTCCGGACTATCCGACAGTGACTTGACGACGCATTCGTTAGAGAGTAGAATTAGGCCAAGACACTCGCTATCTCCGGATAAGGATTTTATGGGTGACTTTGGTGATTCCGACATGGAATCGGTAGTTAGTGTTACTTCAAGTGCTTTCTCAACCCAATCGGAGCGACCGCGCGGATCGAAAGGGATCAGGTAAGTTTGGCGGGACTGGTTCGTAACACGCACAACAACATCACGGTGCAACTTCGAATCAACCGGGCGGGTTATGACGGATCCACGATACGCTTTACGTatggcttttttgttgttgtatggaCCAACTCCCATTTGAAGGACACATCAAAATCGCCGACTTCAGCACCGAAGCCTACCGACGGGATGGGCCACAACGTCACTGTGCGCGCTGCCGAGTGAGTACTCGGCCGGGCAGCCGGCAAGCGATCAATCGGGCATCATTCCGGTATTGTCGGACGTAACGCAGCCCGCAATCATACCTCCGAAACCGGAGTTTGAACCGCAACCTGCTGCTTGTAGTGTCGTTGGTCCTAACGTAGTTGGTAACGCTAGTGTCTGTAGCAGTTTCGCTTCCGGATCCCCTATACCCTTAGGCGTTCCGATCAACTCATTACGGTCCGATCCAATACCGATTTCTCCCGCACCACCCGATAAGCCTGTTGCGGGGATGGGCGGTAGTTATGGTCCTACTCCGGTCACGCATGGAGGTTCCATGCCGGATGGATACTTTAACGAGCAGTGCATTACACTGCAACCGGATTGTGGTACTATGCCGAACTTTCCCATGAACCCGGCTAATGAAAATATTAGAAGTACTTCGATTAATCTCGCTTCGTGCCCGCAGGGTAATCAATTTAACGCAACTTCGTTTGAGTTTCAATCTGGTTCGCTACCAACCGAGCATTATTTTGGCCGTGCTAGAGCACCTCCGGTTGGTGGTGTATCGATGGATCCTATTATGACATCCTCGATGCACGCGGGCGATGGAACTGGTGCTGTTGATTATGATCAGTGCGCTCCACCGATTGGTCGGCGCCCGTCGTACGCAATGCGCTCTAATACGTCGGAACCGAATCTTAATTCAATGATCATGCGACGCCTTTCCAACCGATCGATGGAGCAACAGCATGCATTTGGGTACGGGCAACCGCGCAATCAGATGATATCCATCTCGAATCGTTACCATCCACAGTCGCATGCAACCGTCGGTAGAGGATCCGGTACCGATCCTGTTATGAAGTATCCTCCACCGCCGGTAGCAACTAATCAGATAATTTTGAAATCATCCTATTCCGATCAGAATCTTCATAATAGCATCGTGTACGAACCGGGTGGTATGGGTGGTTCTGGTGGGCAGAATATTTGCATTTCCAACAAGAATGTGTACGATCCGAATACTGGTTATCAGAATCAAACAATCACTTGCATTAGTAATAGTAGGGAAAATCTGGGCGAAAGCAATATACGATACACCAGCAATCCGGAAGGGACGGTGTGTGAGATCAATGCACCGGATGTACAGTTCCGCAGTTCGCGTACATCAAACATATTCGAAGATGTTGCAATGCCCTCGGACCAGGGAAGAATTCCCCTGGCCGAGGCACTGTCTGTGAGTCTGCCTATCGCGACAGGCGAACCTGCGTACGGTGTAAGCGATCTGGAGATACATCCCGATCGAATGCCTGGCAAACCGATCGAAGTTCTTAAATCCCCGAGTGAGTATCACTATTCGGCCTACCAGAAGAAACCGTGCGAAGACGCATACATGGTTAGCAGTGGCGTACACGGTAAGCCGGAAAAAATCGCCCGCTCCCATTCACTGATCGCTCAGGATCAAATAATAGACATTGAGTATGACTCGGATACGGGTTGGAAGACAAAAAGTGTCCGTAAAAATGTGTTTGCAAGCAGTTTTGAGGAGAAGGTTTACAGAAAACGTACCCGATCGCTGGGCGGTGGCAATAGTGAGGATGAGCCACAGGAACGGCGAGATAGTTACGGCGATACGAAGAAGGCTGCTCCAGTCCAGGGTAGGAAAAGTAGGAGCGGTTCCAAGAGCAGTCTAGATCGTAGCAATTTGACGTTGAATATAGTGAAAAATGTTGATGAAGAATCTACGCCTAGTAAGAAAAGTGAAATAGACAAGACTAGAAAGGTATCGAAATCCGGGGCAGCtaagcaaacagaaaaagtTAATCCTGTTGCTACTGACTCTAAGAAGGAGAAAGAAACGAgtaaaactaccaaaacaaattcaacatCGAAACCTTCCACGATGGTAAAATCGAAATCGACCACTAGTACGGCCACACCGAAAAAAGGCACGAAAAGTCCAGCAAAGACCGGTACCGGTGGTGGTTCGGTAAAGAAAGCTGGCTCACTGAAAGGGAAACAGTCCAAGGTGGGATCTTCCACTTCGGTAGCAAGTAGCTCGAAAGCGAAGGTTACGGAGAAGCCCAACTTTAAGGAGATCGATACGAAAACATCGAAATCCAAACTTGTTACTAAAAAAAGTGACAGCAAAGGTCGTGTGGATGAGATCAAGTCCGAATCGACCGTGCTGTACAGTAGTTCCGAATCGATTAAATCGATTATTGACGAGGTGCGTATGGAATTGCTGCAGAAGCCAAAATCGACAGTTTATTTAAGTGACGAAAGTCCAACCGTCCTAAACCGCAGCCATTCGTTTAGTGACGGTGAGCTTAACTGCAGCAAACGCATCCAGGATTGTTACGACACGTACGAGTTTGTGGACGGTCGTAAGCATTATCTGCTGAAGGATGATCGTTTGAAGCAACGGCTCACTGATCGGTACGATCGTGAAAGGGCTGTCGGGTACGAACGAAGTTCCGATAGGCGCCGCGATGATGGAGAGTATGAGCGTAAGGGTCGTCGAATGGTACCGGACGGCGAAGAAGATAATCCATGCCGACGGCcggaaatgtttcaaaagtGTACGTCGCGTAGCTCTAGTCTTGTGTCGAACGAGGGTGGTGAGATAAAGCTTAGACGTAAGGTTTATCACAGTGACGATAGTGCGGAAGACGATGAGGATGACGATGGGGAGGAGGAAGAGGGCGATGATGAGGTGTTTGAAAGTTCTTTCTCTCGGGGCAGGAACTCGTCGTTTAATGGGAAATCTTCGTTGAAGCGTAGGGCAAGGTATGACACAAGGCGCACCAGTAGCCTGGAGGGTTTGGATCAGTTTCTTGCCAATTTGCAGGATCGAGACCGGCACGGTGGTCGTACGAGAACGTACGAAAGTAGCAAAAGTGACAGTGCGCGGCACAGCTCCGTCAGCATTAACGAAAAGCCCGAGTACTTTGAGTACA
Proteins encoded in this window:
- the LOC125760986 gene encoding uncharacterized protein LOC125760986 isoform X9, with the protein product MDDMPDLSHLTQEERAIIEGVMMRQKQEEERENEIMRRKQDEVATLVDSIRQKSEQQKKAGVELEATCHICLKTKFADGIGHICHYCNIRCCAKCGGKVTLRNNKVIWVCIVCRKKQELLSKTGQWMNKSTSPDGVIRRQEGDPRTLPQTMLDPLDPSDKRPKLERARSAAEKENNPMQRANSQLRRQYSQQDPPTRRLSQSDGSGMDMMMSPGHHQQQMGRMQQMGHGQVGMYGGRSGGQQGVGYGGSYGQHSQLPQPPMQHGGGGGPYGGQHGMTPQVHITHAGGGGGGSMGGYGHDDPSYYQSEIEDLMRTHPHLVHPRQQQHYAESLQSSSAHGSGGLGGMGGVGVGGVHLPPEPTKSHKRPLGGPYLPQQRSFSSSDEDIRSTPEFEAGHQRQYFDNHTRLNANLTDYRATKLDVQQRNSYNRTNHNRYQSPSQSTQHPSHPYHYQPSPDPIGREYHQQQPLPQVVVGESTIASTAYDSINHHHQPHQHHQSLHHPTGTVAPSPATIPQGLHGGSSGSSSSSQHHPYQQQHHHQPQHQQHHHQCNSSSSGGSSHSTTGHHPVAQNSHTRYGTSPAATEQPDPYWDEPADSRRFTERRKKTVRFDGQDSDDWSRWESERQGSQDSATKDSGIDTSSTFTSSEDSNRGDGPKVDLQDRRSRRDMSPQGRKRAAGMVAKDYRTVSGVGQGFHNQMSAEASSAYRRNGTMALNQRSQSAAPSDNYRDDRRDSLSPQDDRYTEYPVLPLHQYAPRFQSRSATATPTGSPKKRQLPQVPHMSRNAAIRERFIQDFEERSGGRFARHRGRQSHHQPTYRSTGMGGWERHYSGLSDSDLTTHSLESRIRPRHSLSPDKDFMGDFGDSDMESVVSVTSSAFSTQSERPRGSKGIRTHQNRRLQHRSLPTGWATTSLCALPSEYSAGQPASDQSGIIPVLSDVTQPAIIPPKPEFEPQPAACSVVGPNVVGNASVCSSFASGSPIPLGVPINSLRSDPIPISPAPPDKPVAGMGGSYGPTPVTHGGSMPDGYFNEQCITLQPDCGTMPNFPMNPANENIRSTSINLASCPQGNQFNATSFEFQSGSLPTEHYFGRARAPPVGGVSMDPIMTSSMHAGDGTGAVDYDQCAPPIGRRPSYAMRSNTSEPNLNSMIMRRLSNRSMEQQHAFGYGQPRNQMISISNRYHPQSHATVGRGSGTDPVMKYPPPPVATNQIILKSSYSDQNLHNSIVYEPGGMGGSGGQNICISNKNVYDPNTGYQNQTITCISNSRENLGESNIRYTSNPEGTVCEINAPDVQFRSSRTSNIFEDVAMPSDQGRIPLAEALSVSLPIATGEPAYGVSDLEIHPDRMPGKPIEVLKSPSEYHYSAYQKKPCEDAYMVSSGVHGKPEKIARSHSLIAQDQIIDIEYDSDTGWKTKSVRKNVFASSFEEKVYRKRTRSLGGGNSEDEPQERRDSYGDTKKAAPVQGRKSRSGSKSSLDRSNLTLNIVKNVDEESTPSKKSEIDKTRKVSKSGAAKQTEKVNPVATDSKKEKETSKTTKTNSTSKPSTMVKSKSTTSTATPKKGTKSPAKTGTGGGSVKKAGSLKGKQSKVGSSTSVASSSKAKVTEKPNFKEIDTKTSKSKLVTKKSDSKGRVDEIKSESTVLYSSSESIKSIIDEVRMELLQKPKSTVYLSDESPTVLNRSHSFSDGELNCSKRIQDCYDTYEFVDGRKHYLLKDDRLKQRLTDRYDRERAVGYERSSDRRRDDGEYERKGRRMVPDGEEDNPCRRPEMFQKCTSRSSSLVSNEGGEIKLRRKVYHSDDSAEDDEDDDGEEEEGDDEVFESSFSRGRNSSFNGKSSLKRRARYDTRRTSSLEGLDQFLANLQDRDRHGGRTRTYESSKSDSARHSSVSINEKPEYFEYTKSPSSPYCTNSSGRSASSRKTANYASTLSSNKSSNGVALLQTVPKRPSMKKSSNMAADDGGRGNAGTRSRSHDRHGNRSGSPSAASGPVEQSQRRARSSHSDYDVRGRSRYGGHNGGRDAYRQRDRERDRDRNSSDQERDRDLSDREQRESRERGELDQSLSNTEGTPEDKIDGSLSDTAVIQSLDARRKLDQRSPKSETPTRDRDRFGTGMGIKSNSTSQLSATGRKRRMGFGKRGKNSFTVHRSEEVLPGEVRGGGLSRGSSASSDGEGSADGDRWSPSLRVAGDTGPLSDFIDGLGPGQLVGRQVLGAPALGDIQLSMCYQKGSLEVEVIRARGLQARPGSKVLPAPYVKVYLVSGKKCIEKAKTTTARKTLDPLYQQQLVFREPFAGCILQVTVWGDYGRMEGKKVFMGVAQIMLDNLNLSHIVIGWYKLFGTTSLVSGPPSLGLSRRSSIASLDSLKL
- the LOC125760986 gene encoding uncharacterized protein LOC125760986 isoform X6, whose product is MDDMPDLSHLTQEERAIIEGVMMRQKQEEERENEIMRRKQDEVATLVDSIRQKSEQQKKAGVELEATCHICLKTKFADGIGHICHYCNIRCCAKCGGKVTLRNNKVIWVCIVCRKKQELLSKTGQWMNKSTSPDGVIRRQEGDPRTLPQTMLDPLDPSDKRPKLERARSAAEKENNPMQRANSQLRRQYSQQDPPTRRLSQSDGSGMDMMMSPGHHQQQMGRMQQMGHGQVGMYGGRSGGQQGVGYGGSYGQHSQLPQPPMQHGGGGGPYGGQHGMTPQVHITHAGGGGGGSMGGYGHDDPSYYQSEIEDLMRTHPHLVHPRQQQHYAESLQSSSAHGSGGLGGMGGVGVGGVHLPPEPTKSHKRPLGGPYLPQQRSFSSSDEDIRSTPEFEAGHQRQYFDNHTRLNANLTDYRATKLDVQQRNSYNRTNHNRYQSPSQSTQHPSHPYHYQPSPDPIGREYHQQQPLPQVVVGESTIASTAYDSINHHHQPHQHHQSLHHPTGTVAPSPATIPQGLHGGSSGSSSSSQHHPYQQQHHHQPQHQQHHHQCNSSSSGGSSHSTTGHHPVAQNSHTRYGTSPAATEQPDPYWDEPADSRRFTERRKKTVRFDGQDSDDWSRWESERQGSQDSATKDSGIDTSSTFTSSEDSNRGDGPKVDLQDRRSRRDMSPQGRKRAAGMVAKDYRTVSGVGQGFHNQMSAEASSAYRRNGTMALNQRSQSAAPSDNYRDDRRDSLSPQDDRYTEYPVLPLHQYAPRFQSRSATATPTGSPKKRQLPQVPHMSRNAAIRERFIQDFEERSGGRFARHRGRQSHHQPTYRSTGMGGWERHYSGLSDSDLTTHSLESRIRPRHSLSPDKDFMGDFGDSDMESVVSVTSSAFSTQSERPRGSKGIRTHQNRRLQHRSLPTGWATTSLCALPSEYSAGQPASDQSGIIPVLSDVTQPAIIPPKPEFEPQPAACSVVGPNVVGNASVCSSFASGSPIPLGVPINSLRSDPIPISPAPPDKPVAGMGGSYGPTPVTHGGSMPDGYFNEQCITLQPDCGTMPNFPMNPANENIRSTSINLASCPQGNQFNATSFEFQSGSLPTEHYFGRARAPPVGGVSMDPIMTSSMHAGDGTGAVDYDQCAPPIGRRPSYAMRSNTSEPNLNSMIMRRLSNRSMEQQHAFGYGQPRNQMISISNRYHPQSHATVGRGSGTDPVMKYPPPPVATNQIILKSSYSDQNLHNSIVYEPGGMGGSGGQNICISNKNVYDPNTGYQNQTITCISNSRENLGESNIRYTSNPEGTVCEINAPDVQFRSSRTSNIFEDVAMPSDQGRIPLAEALSVSLPIATGEPAYGVSDLEIHPDRMPGKPIEVLKSPSEYHYSAYQKKPCEDAYMVSSGVHGKPEKIARSHSLIAQDQIIDIEYDSDTGWKTKSVRKNVFASSFEEKVYRKRTRSLGGGNSEDEPQERRDSYGDTKKAAPVQGRKSRSGSKSSLDRSNLTLNIVKNVDEESTPSKKSEIDKTRKVSKSGAAKQTEKVNPVATDSKKEKETSKTTKTNSTSKPSTMVKSKSTTSTATPKKGTKSPAKTGTGGGSVKKAGSLKGKQSKVGSSTSVASSSKAKVTEKPNFKEIDTKTSKSKLVTKKSDSKGRVDEIKSESTVLYSSSESIKSIIDEVRMELLQKPKSTVYLSDESPTVLNRSHSFSDGELNCSKRIQDCYDTYEFVDGRKHYLLKDDRLKQRLTDRYDRERAVGYERSSDRRRDDGEYERKGRRMVPDGEEDNPCRRPEMFQKCTSRSSSLVSNEGGEIKLRRKVYHSDDSAEDDEDDDGEEEEGDDEVFESSFSRGRNSSFNGKSSLKRRARYDTRRTSSLEGLDQFLANLQDRDRHGGRTRTYESSKSDSARHSSVSINEKPEYFEYTKSPSSPYCTNSSGRSASSRKTANYASTLSSNKSSNGVALLQTVPKRPSMKKSSNMAADDGGRGNAGTRSRSHDRHGNRSGSPSAASGPVEQSQRRARSSHSDYDVRGRSRYGGHNGGRDAYRQRDRERDRDRNSSDQERDRDLSDREQRESRERGELDQSLSNTEGTPEDKIDGSLSDTAVIQSLDARRKLDQRSPKSETPTRDRDRFGTGMGIKSNSTSQLSATDEKGRKRRMGFGKRGKNSFTVHRSEEVLPGEVRGGGLSRGSSASSDGEGSADGDRWSPSLRVAGDTGPLSDFIDGLGPGQLVGRQVLGAPALGDIQLSMCYQKGSLEVEVIRARGLQARPGSKVLPAPYVKVYLVSGKKCIEKAKTTTARKTLDPLYQQQLVFREPFAGCILQVTVWGDYGRMEGKKVFMGVAQIMLDNLNLSHIVIGWYKLFGTTSLVSGPPSLGLSRRSSIASLDSLKL